The following proteins come from a genomic window of Natronosalvus vescus:
- a CDS encoding Gfo/Idh/MocA family protein produces the protein MMNDPPPASIRAGIVGLGNIGQYHTERLLDHGIELVGGMDVSADARESFGRRYGVEAYDDHEELYDETDAIIVTTPNKFHEQYTVDALDRGVHVLVEKPLAHSLESAQRIVDAEAASDAVCMVGFNNRFLNTVQIVKNRIDRGDLGEVTHVEANYIRRRGVPGRGSWFTRQAVAGGGALIDLGVHAIDLAMYVLGYPEVTEVSGVTRTEFGSRSDYAYLEMWGEDAGPEAFDVDDSASAFIRCADNRSIALEVAWATNRPAAHNFIVRGTEAAAEFDLMEGDLSVYSASSDGPNHLEDTSVKAAHNDTHADEQRAFFEAIATGQHHNESIEEAFTVQQIIHYIYRSSTEGRTVPLEK, from the coding sequence ATGATGAACGATCCGCCACCAGCCTCGATCCGAGCCGGTATCGTCGGCCTCGGGAACATCGGTCAGTACCACACGGAGCGACTGCTCGATCATGGCATCGAGCTCGTCGGTGGGATGGACGTCTCTGCCGACGCTCGAGAGAGCTTCGGCCGTCGGTATGGCGTCGAGGCCTACGACGATCACGAGGAACTGTACGACGAAACTGACGCGATCATCGTCACGACCCCCAACAAGTTCCACGAACAGTACACCGTGGACGCCCTCGATCGCGGCGTCCACGTCCTGGTCGAAAAACCACTCGCCCACTCCCTCGAGAGCGCCCAGCGAATCGTCGACGCCGAAGCCGCTAGCGACGCCGTCTGCATGGTCGGGTTCAACAATCGATTCCTGAACACCGTTCAGATCGTCAAAAACCGGATCGACCGTGGCGACCTCGGGGAGGTGACCCACGTCGAGGCCAACTACATTCGTCGCCGAGGCGTCCCCGGTCGCGGGTCGTGGTTTACACGCCAGGCTGTCGCCGGCGGCGGCGCACTGATCGACCTCGGGGTGCACGCCATCGATCTGGCGATGTACGTTCTCGGCTATCCAGAGGTGACCGAAGTCAGCGGCGTCACACGCACCGAGTTCGGTTCGCGGAGCGATTACGCGTATCTCGAGATGTGGGGTGAAGACGCAGGACCGGAAGCGTTCGACGTCGACGACTCGGCGAGCGCGTTCATCCGGTGTGCCGACAATCGATCGATCGCCCTCGAGGTCGCCTGGGCGACGAATCGACCGGCAGCGCACAATTTCATCGTCCGCGGGACGGAAGCCGCCGCCGAATTCGATCTCATGGAGGGTGATCTGTCCGTTTACTCGGCCAGTTCGGACGGGCCGAACCACCTCGAGGATACCTCAGTGAAGGCCGCTCACAACGACACGCACGCCGACGAGCAGCGAGCGTTTTTCGAGGCTATTGCGACCGGTCAGCACCACAACGAGAGCATCGAAGAGGCGTTCACCGTTCAGCAGATCATCCACTACATCTACCGCTCGAGCACGGAGGGACGGACTGTTCCGCTCGAAAAGTGA
- a CDS encoding sugar phosphate isomerase/epimerase family protein — MDIGVHTPPLYGESLEDALAYLSDHGVSAIEPGVGGFPGDTHLPREEYLDDDDAQAELHDLLTEYEMRISALATHNNPLHPDDERAAHDDAELREAIRLADQLEVGTVTCFSGLPAGGPEDDVPNWITAPWPSEHADAHEYQWEVAVDYWDDLAAFADDHAVDLAIEMHPNMLVYEPTGLRRLRAETNERIGANFDPSHLYWQAISITDAIRFLGEDDAIHHFHAKDTRVYEEQSRVKGVLDTTAYDDEPNRSWLFRSVGYGHGEEHWKDIVSTLRMVGYDGALSIEHEDSLTSSKEGLEKAIELLERAIFEEMPGEAYWAE, encoded by the coding sequence ATGGATATTGGCGTACACACTCCACCATTGTACGGTGAATCACTCGAGGACGCCCTTGCCTACCTCTCCGATCACGGCGTGAGCGCGATCGAACCCGGCGTCGGCGGTTTTCCGGGCGACACGCACCTGCCTCGGGAGGAGTATCTCGACGACGACGATGCACAGGCCGAGTTACACGACCTGCTCACGGAGTACGAGATGCGCATCAGCGCGCTCGCAACCCACAACAATCCGCTCCACCCGGACGACGAGCGGGCCGCCCACGACGACGCCGAACTCCGGGAGGCGATCCGGCTGGCCGACCAACTCGAGGTCGGTACCGTCACGTGTTTCTCGGGCCTACCGGCTGGCGGCCCCGAGGACGACGTCCCCAACTGGATCACCGCGCCGTGGCCGAGTGAGCACGCCGATGCCCACGAGTACCAGTGGGAGGTTGCCGTCGACTACTGGGACGACCTCGCGGCGTTCGCCGACGACCACGCGGTCGATTTAGCGATCGAAATGCACCCGAACATGCTCGTCTACGAGCCCACCGGCCTGCGCCGACTGCGGGCGGAAACGAACGAACGCATCGGTGCCAACTTCGATCCCTCACACCTCTACTGGCAGGCGATTTCGATCACCGACGCGATTCGTTTCCTCGGCGAGGACGACGCTATCCACCACTTCCACGCCAAAGACACGCGGGTGTACGAGGAACAGTCCCGCGTGAAAGGTGTCCTCGACACCACGGCCTACGACGACGAACCCAACCGATCCTGGCTGTTCCGGTCGGTCGGCTACGGCCACGGCGAGGAACACTGGAAGGACATCGTCTCGACGTTGCGGATGGTCGGCTACGACGGCGCGCTAAGTATCGAGCACGAAGACTCCCTGACGAGTTCGAAAGAGGGGCTCGAGAAGGCGATCGAACTGCTCGAGCGAGCGATCTTCGAAGAAATGCCCGGTGAGGCCTACTGGGCGGAGTGA